One Eubacteriales bacterium mix99 genomic window carries:
- a CDS encoding MoxR family ATPase, whose protein sequence is MDHLKIKQLSERVKSNIQKVIVGKGEVIDELLIALFASGHILLEDVPGMGKTLMAKAMARSLDLTFRRIQFTPDLLPTDISGLNYFNQKAGEFVFRPGPVFTNILLADEINRATPRTQSSLLECMEERQVTIDGETQALDRPFLVIATQNPVETQGTFPLPEAQLDRFLLKIKMGYPSTEEGLEVLQRFRGRQPLEEIGKVASKEEIREAQQSYSDLYVSGDILKYIMDIVERTREHPDLILGVSPRGSQALLKCVQVHAILNGREYVSPDDVKAMVKPVLAHRIILRNTSRIKENYNEQVLDRILREIPVPSEEELTEEGRHA, encoded by the coding sequence ATGGATCATTTAAAAATCAAACAGCTTTCCGAAAGGGTAAAATCCAATATACAGAAGGTCATTGTCGGCAAGGGGGAAGTCATTGACGAGCTCCTGATTGCGCTTTTTGCGTCCGGCCACATTTTGCTGGAGGATGTCCCGGGTATGGGGAAAACCCTTATGGCTAAGGCAATGGCACGTTCCCTGGATCTTACGTTCCGTCGGATTCAGTTTACTCCTGATCTGCTTCCAACGGACATCAGCGGCCTCAACTATTTCAATCAGAAAGCAGGGGAATTTGTTTTTCGGCCGGGTCCGGTGTTCACCAATATTCTGCTGGCGGACGAGATCAACCGCGCCACACCCAGGACCCAGTCCAGCCTGCTGGAGTGCATGGAGGAACGTCAGGTAACCATAGACGGGGAGACACAGGCTTTGGACCGCCCCTTTCTGGTGATAGCCACTCAGAATCCGGTGGAAACACAGGGGACCTTTCCACTGCCGGAAGCCCAGCTGGACCGCTTCCTGCTGAAGATCAAAATGGGCTATCCCTCCACGGAGGAAGGACTGGAGGTCCTGCAGAGATTCCGGGGCAGACAGCCTTTGGAGGAGATTGGGAAAGTGGCCTCCAAAGAGGAAATACGGGAGGCACAGCAGAGTTATTCGGACTTGTATGTAAGCGGGGATATTCTGAAATATATTATGGATATTGTGGAAAGAACGAGGGAGCATCCGGATCTGATCCTAGGGGTCAGCCCCCGCGGCAGCCAGGCATTGCTGAAGTGTGTCCAGGTCCATGCGATATTGAACGGCCGGGAGTATGTTTCCCCCGATGACGTAAAGGCCATGGTGAAACCGGTGCTGGCTCACCGCATTATCCTGCGCAATACCTCCAGGATAAAGGAAAATTACAATGAACAGGTTCTGGACCGGATTCTCCGGGAAATTCCGGTTCCATCCGAGGAAGAATTAACAGAGGAAGGCAGGCATGCATAA
- a CDS encoding DUF58 domain-containing protein: MSLSWFLFLIAAIILLEGWIYKHWGLTGLTYTRSFSAPAVFEGEEAEMVERIQNKKLLPIPWLRVESKMNPNLKFHRQSDLAIKYEEFHKSVFSLMPYTAITRHHRILCKKRGCYRLSSAAMTCGDAFGVQELYRDFQVDAQLLVYPRLLPLSEIPFPSHSWMGEVAVRRWILEDPFLVSGVRDYQYGDPLNRINWKASARTETFKVYNRDHTADPHIMVLLNIDLSEDMWDAVTDPDRMERGISYSATIAEDAIENGIPVGFGSNACEMDERKQPIRIGPQPGREQLNHILEVLAKLILVRSCTFYTFLEEELDRESIPADILLITPFVSKRMENQIARLRDQGNSVDLIFLEGAAEADRTGESQEGLSMKAKGNVG; the protein is encoded by the coding sequence ATGTCCCTATCCTGGTTCCTGTTCCTGATTGCCGCAATCATCCTGCTGGAAGGCTGGATCTATAAGCATTGGGGGCTGACGGGGCTGACCTATACTCGTTCTTTCAGCGCACCTGCTGTTTTTGAAGGGGAAGAGGCCGAGATGGTGGAACGCATTCAGAACAAAAAGCTTCTTCCCATTCCCTGGCTCCGGGTGGAGTCCAAAATGAATCCCAACCTGAAGTTTCACCGGCAGTCTGATCTGGCGATTAAATATGAGGAATTCCATAAAAGTGTCTTCAGTCTGATGCCCTATACCGCCATTACCCGGCACCATCGGATTCTTTGCAAAAAAAGAGGCTGTTACCGGTTGTCCTCTGCCGCCATGACCTGCGGGGATGCGTTCGGCGTACAGGAACTGTACCGGGATTTTCAGGTAGATGCCCAGTTGCTGGTTTACCCCAGGCTGCTCCCCTTAAGCGAGATTCCCTTTCCTTCTCACAGCTGGATGGGGGAGGTTGCGGTGCGCCGGTGGATTCTGGAAGATCCCTTTCTGGTATCCGGCGTCCGGGATTACCAATATGGGGATCCGCTGAACCGGATCAACTGGAAGGCGTCCGCCCGCACCGAAACATTCAAGGTGTACAACCGGGACCATACGGCAGATCCTCATATCATGGTCCTGCTCAATATTGACCTGAGCGAGGACATGTGGGATGCTGTCACGGATCCGGATCGAATGGAACGGGGGATTTCCTACAGTGCCACCATTGCCGAGGATGCCATTGAAAACGGCATTCCGGTTGGTTTTGGCAGCAATGCCTGTGAGATGGACGAAAGGAAGCAGCCCATCCGGATCGGGCCACAGCCCGGCCGGGAGCAGCTGAATCACATTCTTGAAGTTTTGGCGAAGTTGATCCTTGTCCGAAGCTGTACGTTTTATACCTTTCTGGAAGAAGAACTGGATCGGGAAAGCATTCCGGCGGATATTCTCCTGATCACTCCTTTTGTCAGCAAAAGAATGGAAAATCAGATTGCCAGGCTGAGAGATCAGGGCAATTCTGTGGATTTGATCTTTTTGGAGGGTGCTGCGGAAGCGGACCGAACCGGGGAATCGCAGGAAGGTCTTTCGATGAAAGCGAAGGGGAATGTCGGATGA
- the glnA gene encoding type I glutamate--ammonia ligase — protein MAKYTNEDILQICREKQVQFIRLQFTDIFGTLKNVAITTKQLEKALNHEILFDGSSIEGFVRIEESDMVLYPDPDSFVIYPWSSGEGRTARLICDVYGADGTPFEGCPRNTLQRVIREAEEMGYTLEAGPEAEFFLFHTDEEGRPTIATHDNGGYFDLGPVDRGESARRDMCLTLERMGFEVETSHHETAPGQHEIDFKYSDALTTADNVMTFKMVVRFIAQQYGLHATFMPKPIAGIAGSGMHLNQSVFRDGKNVFYDPQDPHQLSPEAYHYMGGLLEHAPAVTAITNPLVNSYKRLIAGYEAPVYIAWSFRNRSPLIRIPSKRGQGTRLELRSPDPSCNPYLALAVTLKAGLDGIRRKIQPPAPVNRNIFDMTNYEREKECIRCLPGNLKEALDALENDPLIRNALGRHIDNRYREAKRMEWKKYKMQISRWELDQYLNKF, from the coding sequence ATGGCAAAATATACAAACGAAGACATCCTGCAGATATGCAGGGAAAAGCAGGTGCAGTTTATCCGCCTTCAGTTTACGGATATCTTTGGCACCCTGAAAAATGTGGCAATTACGACGAAACAGCTGGAAAAGGCCCTGAATCATGAGATACTATTCGACGGATCCTCCATTGAAGGCTTTGTACGTATCGAAGAATCCGACATGGTACTTTATCCGGATCCGGATTCCTTTGTGATTTATCCCTGGAGTTCCGGGGAAGGCAGAACAGCCCGGCTGATCTGTGATGTTTATGGAGCGGACGGCACTCCTTTCGAAGGCTGTCCCAGGAATACGCTTCAGCGCGTGATCCGGGAAGCGGAGGAAATGGGTTACACCCTGGAGGCCGGACCGGAAGCGGAGTTTTTTCTGTTTCATACGGATGAAGAAGGAAGGCCCACTATTGCAACCCACGACAACGGAGGATACTTTGATCTGGGCCCGGTGGACCGGGGAGAAAGCGCCAGGAGGGATATGTGCCTGACCCTGGAGCGAATGGGCTTTGAGGTGGAGACCTCCCATCATGAGACGGCTCCGGGTCAGCATGAAATTGATTTTAAATACAGCGATGCCCTGACCACAGCGGACAATGTCATGACCTTCAAAATGGTTGTTCGGTTTATTGCGCAGCAGTATGGGCTCCATGCTACATTTATGCCAAAGCCCATTGCCGGAATTGCCGGATCCGGAATGCATCTGAATCAGTCCGTTTTCAGGGATGGAAAGAATGTATTCTATGATCCGCAGGATCCGCATCAGCTCAGCCCGGAGGCATATCATTACATGGGGGGCCTCCTGGAACATGCACCGGCGGTTACCGCGATTACCAATCCTCTGGTCAATTCCTACAAAAGACTGATTGCCGGATATGAAGCGCCGGTATACATTGCCTGGTCTTTCCGGAATCGGAGCCCCCTGATCCGGATTCCCAGCAAACGGGGGCAGGGAACCAGACTGGAGCTGAGAAGCCCGGATCCATCCTGCAATCCTTATCTGGCGTTGGCGGTCACCCTAAAAGCAGGACTGGACGGAATCCGAAGAAAGATACAGCCTCCGGCCCCTGTCAACCGGAACATTTTTGACATGACGAACTACGAGCGGGAAAAGGAATGTATTCGCTGCCTTCCCGGCAATCTGAAGGAAGCTCTTGATGCGCTGGAGAATGACCCGCTGATCCGAAACGCTCTGGGCAGGCACATTGACAACCGGTACCGGGAGGCAAAGCGGATGGAGTGGAAGAAATATAAAATGCAGATCAGCCGGTGGGAGCTGGATCAATATTTGAATAAATTCTAG
- a CDS encoding gamma-glutamyl-gamma-aminobutyrate hydrolase family protein: MRPIIGITCDYNWETGDSRLRPGYFEGVYRSGGLPFLIPALDPAAAGPIMTRLDGLLLTGGQDPDPCWFGEEPHPAIGNVNPCRDRLELALAREANAGDIPVFGICRGIQMMNIAMGGDIYQDIYTQAEDGKPLLCHQQPAPKWYGFHEVRISEESVLRRILAIGQIRVNSFHHQAVRHPGKSLHAVARTSDGIIEAIESEAHPFFIGVQWHPERMLENPVMIRLFEAFVKASAARTS, translated from the coding sequence GTGAGGCCGATTATCGGCATTACCTGTGATTACAATTGGGAGACGGGAGACAGCCGGCTGAGACCGGGATACTTTGAAGGGGTTTACCGGTCCGGAGGACTTCCGTTTCTGATCCCGGCACTGGATCCTGCTGCTGCAGGCCCGATAATGACCCGGCTGGACGGGCTTCTTCTGACGGGCGGGCAGGATCCGGATCCCTGCTGGTTCGGAGAGGAGCCTCACCCTGCCATCGGTAACGTCAACCCCTGCCGGGACAGGTTGGAACTTGCCCTTGCACGGGAGGCCAATGCCGGAGACATCCCGGTATTTGGCATCTGCAGAGGGATACAGATGATGAACATTGCCATGGGCGGCGACATTTATCAGGATATTTACACGCAGGCGGAGGACGGCAAACCCCTTCTTTGTCATCAGCAGCCGGCACCCAAATGGTATGGGTTTCATGAGGTCCGGATTTCTGAAGAGTCTGTTCTGAGGAGGATTCTGGCAATCGGACAGATCCGGGTAAACAGCTTTCATCATCAGGCCGTCCGGCACCCGGGAAAGTCCCTTCATGCAGTGGCCCGTACCAGTGACGGGATTATCGAGGCGATCGAGTCGGAGGCCCATCCGTTCTTTATCGGGGTTCAGTGGCATCCGGAACGCATGCTGGAGAATCCGGTCATGATCCGGCTGTTTGAAGCGTTTGTAAAGGCTTCGGCTGCCCGGACATCCTGA
- the helD gene encoding RNA polymerase recycling motor HelD, whose product MDAKKHPDYHQEQNRLDHTIQDINQTILSQMGKKAEVDQTIQKTMMHFDSADSENYITMMINTMFQDRMGQRLKNLASSRKKPYFARIDFCEDGTGHLEKVYIGKTSLIREEDQEVIIVDWRAPVANLYYEERLGKAEYHCPEGTIRGDLRLKRQFSVEKGELLDIQDIDITTNDAFLQSYLGANADNRLKDIVSTIQAEQNRVIRADMWNPLIVQGAAGSGKTTIALHRISYLIYTYKKTIRPENFLILAPNKLFLNYISEVLPELGAENVRQTTFPDLALNCLHCRWKMQDPNEKLAFLTDPRVPAAESEQMIKCSLFKSSMDWKRILEAYLHQLEQTYLPEEDFRLESDTVMTREEIQSLFQEEYNDLPFRKRMGRIRHTLQHKVKNAEKQMTERVQKICDQKVYALKQSPVKESDRRQRIIQTIEKKDAYLGQIRRASKSAVKGYLRQIRKRTPLEYYRDFFLSGAFEQLSGPYIDPEQIRYIRERTLDHIHQGKPEMEDLAPLLYLKLETDGLDRKTPIRHIVVDEAQDLSVFQLYLLKRMMHGGSMTILGDLCQGIHSYRGITDWNTVMEEVFQGKCRYLTLKKSYRTTVEIMNAANAAARRLPYDLPPAEPVIRHGQPPEIQQVCDLAELSDKMAKNIRDCRENGLKTIAVLCKTEEECRELGKRIRNRIPDIRLITGREGEYPGGAVLLPVYLAKGLEFDAVLLSNASENCYPEDELHTKVLYVAMTRPLHRLYIYFIGKLSPLLNDLP is encoded by the coding sequence ATGGATGCAAAAAAACATCCGGATTACCATCAGGAGCAAAACAGACTGGATCATACCATTCAGGATATCAATCAGACCATCCTGTCTCAGATGGGCAAAAAGGCAGAGGTGGATCAAACCATTCAAAAAACAATGATGCACTTTGATTCCGCAGACAGTGAAAACTATATCACAATGATGATCAACACCATGTTTCAGGACCGAATGGGACAACGGCTGAAGAATCTTGCCTCTTCCCGGAAAAAGCCCTATTTTGCCCGTATCGATTTCTGCGAAGACGGTACCGGCCATTTGGAAAAAGTCTATATCGGCAAGACTTCCCTGATCCGGGAAGAGGATCAGGAGGTCATTATTGTGGACTGGCGTGCTCCCGTCGCCAATTTGTATTATGAAGAGAGGCTGGGAAAAGCGGAATATCATTGCCCGGAAGGAACGATCCGCGGTGATCTCCGCCTGAAACGGCAATTCTCCGTTGAAAAGGGGGAACTGCTGGATATTCAGGATATCGATATCACCACAAACGATGCGTTTCTGCAGTCCTACCTCGGAGCCAATGCCGACAATCGCCTGAAAGATATTGTCTCCACCATTCAGGCAGAACAAAACCGGGTGATCCGTGCGGATATGTGGAATCCGCTTATCGTGCAGGGGGCTGCCGGCAGCGGGAAAACCACCATAGCCCTTCATCGGATTTCCTACCTTATTTATACCTATAAAAAGACCATCCGGCCGGAAAACTTTCTGATCCTTGCACCCAACAAGCTGTTTCTGAACTACATATCAGAAGTCCTGCCGGAGTTGGGAGCAGAAAATGTAAGGCAGACCACATTCCCGGACCTTGCCCTGAACTGTCTCCACTGCAGATGGAAGATGCAGGATCCCAACGAAAAGCTGGCCTTCCTGACCGATCCCCGCGTACCTGCCGCCGAATCCGAACAAATGATAAAATGTTCTCTTTTTAAGTCGTCCATGGACTGGAAAAGGATCCTGGAAGCTTATCTTCATCAGCTTGAGCAAACTTATCTCCCGGAGGAGGACTTCAGGCTGGAGTCCGATACGGTCATGACGCGGGAAGAGATCCAGAGCCTGTTCCAGGAGGAATATAACGATCTCCCCTTTCGGAAACGCATGGGAAGAATCCGGCATACCCTGCAGCACAAAGTAAAAAATGCGGAGAAGCAAATGACCGAACGGGTACAGAAAATCTGTGATCAAAAGGTTTACGCGCTGAAGCAGTCTCCCGTGAAAGAAAGCGACAGAAGACAGCGGATCATTCAGACCATTGAGAAAAAGGATGCGTACCTCGGCCAGATCCGCAGGGCATCCAAATCGGCCGTGAAGGGGTATCTCAGGCAGATCAGGAAAAGAACCCCCCTGGAATATTACAGGGATTTCTTTTTGAGCGGCGCCTTTGAACAGCTGTCCGGGCCTTATATTGATCCGGAACAGATACGATATATCAGGGAAAGAACACTGGACCATATCCATCAGGGAAAGCCGGAAATGGAAGACCTGGCACCCCTGCTCTATCTGAAGCTGGAAACAGACGGCCTGGACCGAAAAACGCCCATCAGGCACATTGTCGTGGATGAGGCACAGGATCTCAGCGTATTTCAGCTATATCTGCTGAAAAGGATGATGCATGGCGGGTCCATGACCATATTGGGGGATCTATGCCAGGGAATTCATTCCTATCGGGGCATAACAGACTGGAATACGGTGATGGAAGAGGTATTCCAGGGCAAATGCCGTTACCTGACCCTGAAGAAGAGCTACCGTACCACCGTGGAAATTATGAATGCCGCCAATGCAGCAGCTCGCAGACTGCCCTATGATTTGCCGCCTGCCGAACCGGTAATCCGTCACGGACAACCGCCTGAAATCCAACAGGTATGCGATCTTGCGGAGTTATCTGATAAAATGGCAAAAAATATAAGGGATTGTCGGGAAAACGGCCTGAAGACCATTGCAGTCCTTTGCAAAACGGAAGAGGAATGCAGAGAGCTTGGCAAGCGGATCCGAAATCGGATTCCGGATATTCGGTTGATAACAGGCAGGGAAGGGGAATATCCCGGAGGAGCAGTCCTGCTTCCCGTTTATCTGGCAAAAGGGCTGGAATTCGATGCCGTTCTCCTGTCCAACGCTTCGGAAAATTGTTATCCGGAAGACGAACTGCATACCAAAGTACTGTACGTTGCCATGACACGCCCTTTGCACAGATTGTATATTTACTTCATTGGAAAATTGTCACCACTCCTGAACGATTTGCCCTGA
- a CDS encoding DUF4129 domain-containing protein, giving the protein MNRKFVISEAAALWTDVWSAFPIALSVCLAAFPQRNPYVGIGLLAGVYAAGMILRSLLIRKSRLPSVVLSLIACIGSGLLFSGSTAGGILFALLSLAVACRAILTTDLPFPTVFPRAYCFVSLLIYFLAYFLYGRIVVLRPYQSAVLYAGLIAVPTHLHWINSDVLKKASREELKDSSSLPAVKRNNRIITAVTLAIGLLLASYHTLKDAVLNALKSAYFFLLRIFRRIMSLLDTGNPGGEPEGEGRAPQLPPAGPAKFSPFWDQAVRIIGYVLAFVLMAGFLIFLVRMLIRLLRRFARWIRRWLAEGSRQEETPDYRDEKESLLDWQAVRRSYADSIRDRMDRLFRREPGWDQLTGNRQRIRYLYRHLVQRSIRNGYEFHASRTPDETIRDLAGSGRLKKNLQSLLKRLYGTARYGNGTISDDEVHALKKDLME; this is encoded by the coding sequence ATGAATCGAAAATTTGTAATCTCTGAAGCAGCAGCGCTCTGGACGGATGTCTGGTCGGCCTTTCCCATTGCGCTGTCCGTTTGCCTGGCTGCTTTCCCGCAGCGGAATCCCTATGTCGGGATCGGGCTCCTGGCGGGGGTCTATGCCGCAGGCATGATCTTACGCAGCCTGCTGATCCGGAAGAGCCGGCTGCCCTCCGTTGTCCTTTCCCTCATCGCCTGCATTGGCTCGGGGCTCCTGTTCAGTGGAAGCACAGCCGGTGGGATCCTTTTTGCACTGCTCTCCCTTGCTGTTGCCTGCCGTGCCATTTTGACCACGGATCTGCCCTTTCCGACAGTATTTCCCAGGGCATATTGCTTTGTATCCCTCCTGATTTATTTCCTTGCCTATTTCCTCTACGGCAGGATCGTGGTGCTGCGTCCGTATCAAAGCGCCGTACTGTATGCGGGGCTGATAGCCGTTCCGACTCATCTGCACTGGATCAATTCCGATGTACTGAAGAAGGCATCCAGGGAAGAATTGAAGGATTCCTCCTCTTTGCCGGCGGTAAAAAGAAACAATCGCATCATTACGGCGGTTACCCTGGCGATCGGACTTTTGCTTGCCAGCTACCATACCCTGAAGGATGCGGTTTTGAATGCCCTGAAGTCTGCATATTTCTTTCTTTTGAGGATTTTCCGGCGGATCATGAGTCTGCTGGATACCGGGAATCCGGGAGGGGAGCCGGAGGGAGAGGGGCGGGCGCCGCAGCTGCCGCCTGCCGGGCCGGCAAAGTTCTCCCCTTTCTGGGATCAGGCAGTACGGATTATCGGATATGTTCTTGCTTTTGTTCTTATGGCCGGATTTCTGATTTTTCTTGTCCGAATGCTGATTCGTCTGTTGCGCCGTTTTGCCCGATGGATCCGGCGGTGGCTGGCGGAGGGCAGCCGGCAGGAAGAGACCCCGGACTACCGGGACGAAAAGGAGAGCCTGTTGGACTGGCAGGCGGTACGGCGCAGCTATGCGGACAGCATTCGGGATCGGATGGACCGGCTTTTCCGAAGGGAACCCGGATGGGATCAGTTGACGGGCAACCGGCAGAGGATCCGGTATTTGTACCGTCACCTGGTGCAAAGATCCATCCGGAACGGATATGAGTTTCATGCCAGTCGGACACCGGATGAAACCATTCGGGATCTGGCAGGAAGCGGAAGGCTGAAGAAAAATCTGCAGTCTCTGCTGAAACGGCTGTATGGGACCGCCCGGTATGGGAACGGAACCATTTCAGATGATGAAGTGCATGCACTCAAAAAGGATTTGATGGAATAA
- a CDS encoding DUF951 domain-containing protein, whose product MIVECNIGDIVMMRKKHPCGGDRWTVIRTGADFKIKCLKCGRIVMLDRETFGKRLKKVLQKAGDEDSSPE is encoded by the coding sequence ATGATTGTGGAATGTAATATTGGAGATATCGTAATGATGCGGAAAAAGCATCCCTGCGGCGGCGACCGGTGGACCGTCATCCGGACCGGTGCGGATTTCAAGATAAAATGCCTGAAATGCGGCCGTATTGTCATGCTGGATCGGGAGACCTTTGGAAAGAGGCTGAAGAAAGTCCTGCAAAAAGCCGGGGATGAGGACAGCAGTCCGGAATAA